From the bacterium genome, one window contains:
- a CDS encoding KamA family radical SAM protein, with translation MRLPYIDNSDPLYYQRYRPWREVKREDWDNWKWQLQHTVTKVEQLAEFLPMSDQEQERIRHTFAKYKFAVAPYYLSLADPDNRECPILLQSIPSEAELHVEPGEMNDPLNEDADMPVPNVVHRYPDRVLVTLTGVCSMYCRFCTRRRFVLDKEGHKQKNEVDVIVDYIDSHREIRDVIVSGGDALMMGTAMLREVLGRIRAIPHVEILRIASKIPCVLPMRITPELVEMLKAFKPLYFMTHFNHPYELSPEAKIACDRIVDGGIPMMNQSVLLRKINSDAAIMKKLMQELLSLRVKPYYIYQCDLSEGISHFRTPVEKGIEIIESLRGHTSGLAVPEFVIDVPGGGGKIPVAPHYLISQSDKKVVVRNYEGFISTYPQPALTDCTCSTARTVEKAGRMAPEHGLARLLHDDAVSIEPRETQAPTH, from the coding sequence ATGCGTTTACCTTATATCGACAACAGCGATCCGCTCTATTACCAACGCTACCGGCCCTGGCGCGAGGTCAAGCGCGAGGACTGGGACAATTGGAAATGGCAGCTTCAGCACACCGTGACCAAGGTCGAGCAATTGGCCGAGTTCCTGCCGATGAGCGATCAGGAGCAGGAGCGGATCCGCCATACCTTCGCCAAGTATAAATTCGCGGTCGCTCCCTATTATTTGAGCCTGGCCGACCCCGACAATCGGGAGTGCCCGATCCTTCTCCAGAGCATTCCCTCCGAGGCCGAGCTTCACGTCGAGCCGGGGGAGATGAACGATCCGTTGAACGAGGACGCCGATATGCCGGTGCCCAATGTCGTTCATCGCTACCCCGACCGGGTCCTGGTCACTTTGACCGGGGTTTGCTCGATGTACTGCCGTTTTTGCACCCGCCGCCGCTTCGTCCTCGACAAGGAAGGTCACAAGCAGAAGAACGAAGTCGACGTGATCGTCGACTATATCGACTCCCATCGGGAGATTCGGGACGTGATCGTCTCGGGCGGCGACGCCCTGATGATGGGGACGGCCATGCTGAGGGAGGTCCTGGGCCGGATCCGGGCGATCCCCCACGTCGAGATCCTTCGGATCGCCAGCAAGATTCCCTGCGTCCTGCCGATGCGGATCACCCCGGAGCTGGTCGAAATGCTTAAGGCCTTCAAACCCTTATACTTTATGACCCATTTCAACCACCCCTACGAGCTGAGCCCCGAGGCAAAAATCGCTTGCGACCGAATTGTCGACGGTGGTATCCCCATGATGAACCAGAGCGTTTTGTTGAGGAAAATCAACAGCGACGCGGCGATCATGAAGAAGCTGATGCAGGAATTGCTCAGCTTGAGGGTAAAGCCTTATTACATTTATCAATGCGACTTGAGCGAGGGAATTAGTCATTTTCGCACCCCCGTTGAGAAGGGGATTGAAATCATCGAATCGCTGCGCGGCCATACCAGCGGCCTCGCCGTCCCCGAATTCGTCATCGACGTTCCGGGCGGCGGAGGAAAAATTCCGGTGGCCCCGCATTACTTGATCAGCCAGTCGGACAAGAAAGTCGTCGTTCGAAACTACGAAGGCTTCATTAGTACCTACCCTCAACCCGCTCTAACCGATTGCACCTGCTCGACGGCCCGGACGGTCGAAAAGGCCGGACGCATGGCTCCCGAGCATGGTTTAGCGCGCTTGTTGCACGATGACGCGGTGTCGATCGAACCGCGCGAGACGCAAGCGCCCACACACTAG
- a CDS encoding OAM dimerization domain-containing protein, translating into METLKRWFQKKDDASVPKPGTAASPRRLLPYGDLTNDGAIQLSFTLPVECSPEAKEAARLFVEKQGFGEVHVASAESIGAGYTFCVVFARAKHSIDFTKIKVAKAEFEKMDYDGVMAFAENHLKRRLVVVGATTGHDAHTVGLDAILNMKGYDGDPGLERYPCFEVHNLRSQVDNAQLVEKAAELKADVLLVSKLVTQRGQHLTDLKDLLPLLKQNKKLNAGMLKIVGGPRLTHAQAVKLGFDAGFGPGTMPSEVASFIVQQHAKRSK; encoded by the coding sequence ATGGAAACACTCAAACGCTGGTTTCAAAAAAAGGACGATGCTTCGGTGCCCAAGCCGGGAACGGCGGCCAGCCCGCGCCGCTTGTTGCCCTACGGCGATTTGACCAATGACGGTGCGATTCAGCTCAGCTTCACCTTGCCGGTGGAATGCTCGCCCGAGGCCAAGGAAGCCGCCCGGCTTTTCGTCGAGAAGCAGGGTTTTGGCGAGGTCCACGTCGCTTCGGCCGAGTCGATCGGGGCCGGCTACACTTTTTGCGTCGTCTTCGCCCGGGCCAAGCATTCGATCGACTTCACCAAGATCAAGGTCGCCAAGGCCGAGTTCGAAAAGATGGATTACGACGGCGTGATGGCTTTCGCCGAAAATCATCTCAAGCGCCGCTTGGTCGTCGTCGGCGCCACCACCGGCCACGATGCCCACACCGTCGGCCTCGACGCCATCCTCAACATGAAGGGTTATGACGGCGATCCCGGCTTGGAGCGCTATCCCTGCTTCGAGGTCCATAATCTTCGCTCCCAGGTCGACAATGCCCAGCTGGTCGAGAAGGCCGCCGAGCTCAAGGCCGACGTCCTCTTGGTCAGCAAGCTCGTCACCCAGCGGGGCCAGCATCTCACCGATTTGAAGGACCTGCTTCCCCTCCTCAAGCAGAACAAGAAGCTCAATGCCGGCATGCTCAAGATCGTCGGCGGCCCCCGGCTGACCCACGCCCAAGCGGTCAAGTTGGGTTTCGACGCCGGGTTCGGTCCCGGGACCATGCCCAGCGAGGTCGCGAGCTTCATCGTCCAACAGCACGCCAAGCGCTCCAAGTAA
- a CDS encoding lysine 5,6-aminomutase subunit alpha, with the protein MSKLSLDRDQIDQCRSQAAQIARPILQNVNRHTTLSIERSTLRLLGVEGCLEESPKEASPQGRYPLVNEVVDKIGRERLSKGAAYWFGLAAAHHSRLTPTTLARKIAGGEIDLAKLEPLPLEKIDEACQGFFAKTVVKLRASVEKRKKRPAWRLSSAPLRYVIVATGDIREDVRQAQAAAEMGADIIAVIRSTAQSLLDYVPEGETTEGFGGTFATQENFKIMRAALDHSEKQLKRRIALTNYSSGLCMPEIAVMGALEGIDYLLNDAMYGILFRDINMKRNFVDQHFSRRICALSGITIQTGEDNYLTTAESHKYYYQVIASHFINEAFAKAAGLPDLQIALGHAHEIDPWIEDSILFEWAQAQLVREVFPRNPIKFMPPTKHKSGDIFFSYLYDGMFNLAGILTGQSIQLLGMHTEAIHNPWIQDRFLSLKNASYIFKGAKSIQDEVLFQPNGKVARRARQVLDDALAHLKKVRGRSLMTAIEEGAFAAVKRGVDEGKGLDGVFEKDRDYYTPLKDYLTPKQETREEPRQRRYEDRDEVRRVRGGRSAGGRDDSRARAEAPAESGGGEGRSREEGRGRGRDGRSRDGRGRDGGRDRGGRERGRERGRERGRGRQAPAPVPAGEAAENSAPVAAEAAVPEVQLEIESSQTVIALPAVTETRRLETPEDVHDDQMAFARRAAEADGEGGSEKGPAGESNSENRQRRGRRRGRRGGRGRRHGGRRGPRTEGQEGTASSGGEGGSGGEGPSSGGNGGGDTEG; encoded by the coding sequence ATGTCCAAATTAAGCCTCGATCGCGACCAGATCGACCAGTGTCGATCCCAGGCCGCGCAAATCGCCCGCCCCATTCTCCAGAACGTCAACCGCCACACGACGCTTTCGATCGAGCGCAGCACGCTCCGCTTGCTCGGCGTCGAAGGCTGCTTGGAAGAGAGTCCCAAGGAGGCGTCGCCCCAAGGCCGCTATCCCTTGGTCAACGAGGTCGTCGACAAGATCGGCCGCGAGCGCTTGAGCAAGGGAGCGGCTTACTGGTTCGGCTTGGCCGCGGCCCACCACTCTCGGCTGACTCCGACCACCTTGGCCCGCAAAATCGCCGGCGGCGAGATCGACTTGGCCAAGCTCGAGCCTTTGCCCTTGGAGAAAATCGACGAGGCCTGCCAAGGCTTTTTCGCCAAGACCGTGGTCAAGCTGCGGGCCTCGGTCGAGAAGCGCAAGAAGCGGCCGGCTTGGCGCCTTTCCAGCGCTCCCTTGCGCTACGTCATCGTGGCGACCGGCGACATCCGCGAGGACGTCCGCCAGGCCCAGGCCGCGGCCGAAATGGGGGCCGACATCATCGCCGTGATCCGCTCGACCGCCCAGAGCCTTCTCGATTACGTTCCCGAGGGTGAAACCACCGAGGGCTTCGGCGGGACCTTCGCCACCCAAGAAAATTTCAAGATCATGCGGGCGGCGCTGGACCATTCCGAGAAGCAGCTCAAGCGGCGGATCGCGCTGACCAATTATTCCTCGGGCCTCTGCATGCCCGAGATCGCGGTGATGGGCGCCCTCGAAGGCATCGACTACCTGCTCAACGACGCGATGTACGGCATTCTCTTCCGCGACATCAACATGAAGCGGAACTTCGTCGACCAGCATTTTTCGCGCCGGATCTGCGCGCTTTCCGGCATCACCATCCAGACCGGCGAGGACAACTACCTCACCACCGCCGAATCCCATAAGTATTACTACCAGGTGATCGCCAGCCACTTCATCAACGAAGCCTTCGCCAAGGCCGCCGGCCTGCCCGATCTCCAGATCGCCCTGGGCCACGCCCACGAGATCGATCCCTGGATCGAGGACTCGATCCTCTTCGAGTGGGCCCAGGCCCAGCTGGTCCGCGAGGTTTTCCCGCGCAACCCGATCAAGTTCATGCCGCCGACCAAGCACAAGAGCGGCGACATCTTCTTCAGCTATCTTTACGACGGGATGTTCAACTTGGCCGGCATCCTGACCGGCCAATCGATCCAGCTCCTCGGCATGCACACCGAGGCGATCCACAACCCCTGGATCCAGGACCGCTTCCTCAGCCTCAAAAATGCTTCCTACATTTTCAAGGGCGCCAAGAGCATCCAGGATGAGGTGCTCTTCCAGCCCAACGGCAAGGTCGCCCGGCGGGCCCGCCAGGTCTTGGACGATGCCCTGGCTCACTTGAAGAAAGTCCGGGGCCGAAGCCTGATGACCGCCATCGAGGAAGGCGCCTTTGCCGCGGTGAAGCGCGGCGTCGACGAGGGCAAGGGATTGGACGGCGTCTTCGAAAAGGATCGCGATTACTATACCCCGCTCAAGGATTACCTGACGCCGAAGCAGGAGACCCGCGAGGAGCCGCGGCAGCGGCGCTACGAGGACCGCGACGAAGTCCGCCGGGTTCGCGGCGGAAGGTCGGCCGGCGGTCGTGACGACAGCCGTGCCCGGGCCGAAGCCCCGGCCGAGAGCGGCGGCGGCGAAGGGCGGAGCCGCGAGGAAGGCCGGGGACGAGGCCGCGATGGCCGGAGTCGCGATGGGCGCGGCCGCGATGGCGGAAGGGATCGGGGCGGCCGTGAGCGGGGCCGCGAGCGTGGCCGTGAGCGCGGACGCGGGCGTCAAGCGCCGGCGCCGGTCCCGGCCGGCGAGGCCGCCGAAAATTCAGCGCCGGTTGCCGCCGAGGCGGCGGTTCCCGAGGTCCAGCTTGAGATCGAAAGCAGCCAAACGGTGATCGCGCTTCCGGCCGTCACCGAGACCCGCCGGCTCGAGACGCCCGAGGATGTTCACGACGATCAGATGGCCTTCGCTCGCCGCGCCGCCGAGGCCGATGGCGAAGGCGGGTCCGAGAAAGGCCCGGCCGGCGAGAGCAATTCCGAAAATCGGCAGCGGCGCGGCCGGCGCCGCGGACGGCGCGGTGGAAGAGGGCGCCGGCACGGCGGACGAAGAGGCCCGCGGACCGAGGGCCAGGAAGGCACCGCCTCATCGGGCGGCGAAGGCGGCTCGGGTGGCGAAGGGCCGTCTTCCGGCGGCAATGGCGGAGGCGATACCGAGGGGTAA
- a CDS encoding L-erythro-3,5-diaminohexanoate dehydrogenase, translating into MKYRQGFNPLGEGRVLAPPGALPQAAQKLDPELPLFQDEAWIGVEKLNLDSASFRQLRAANSGDARAIAQNIRQIVEERGKMQNPVTGSGGMLLGRVEALGPQAPTRFKVGDRIATLISLTLTPLKLEAVEKVDPDSPQVDVRGQAVLFASAPAALLPKDFSERAALAIFDVCGAPAWARRLVRSGDKVLILGGGHSGALCAAAVSGSAAELWFSDVSEAALEKAVGLGFAKSAFAADAQAPLGFRRALESHRAPAFDFVINCCNAPETETASILAARAGGKVLFFNMATQFNRAVLSAEGLGRDVELIMGNGYAEGHAGLALDLVRRHERLRRFFEG; encoded by the coding sequence ATGAAGTACCGCCAAGGCTTCAATCCCCTCGGGGAGGGCCGGGTCTTGGCTCCCCCCGGCGCTCTGCCGCAAGCGGCGCAAAAGCTTGATCCCGAGCTTCCGCTCTTCCAAGACGAAGCCTGGATCGGGGTGGAAAAGCTCAATCTCGATTCGGCTTCCTTTCGCCAGCTCCGGGCCGCCAATTCCGGCGACGCCAGGGCCATCGCCCAGAACATCCGACAAATCGTCGAGGAGCGAGGCAAAATGCAGAACCCGGTGACCGGCTCGGGCGGCATGCTCTTGGGCCGAGTCGAAGCCTTAGGTCCCCAGGCTCCGACCCGATTCAAGGTCGGCGACCGAATCGCCACCTTGATCAGCCTCACGCTCACTCCGCTGAAGCTCGAAGCCGTCGAAAAGGTCGATCCCGATTCGCCCCAAGTCGACGTGCGGGGACAGGCGGTGCTCTTCGCCAGCGCGCCGGCAGCTCTTCTGCCCAAGGATTTTTCGGAGCGCGCCGCCTTGGCGATCTTCGACGTCTGCGGCGCCCCGGCTTGGGCCCGGCGCTTGGTTCGATCCGGCGACAAGGTTCTGATCCTGGGAGGGGGACATTCGGGGGCCCTTTGCGCCGCCGCCGTTTCGGGAAGCGCCGCCGAGCTCTGGTTCAGCGACGTTTCCGAAGCAGCCTTGGAAAAGGCGGTCGGCCTCGGCTTCGCCAAAAGCGCCTTCGCCGCCGACGCCCAAGCGCCCTTGGGCTTTCGCCGCGCGCTGGAGTCCCATCGCGCCCCGGCTTTCGATTTCGTGATCAATTGCTGCAATGCCCCGGAGACCGAGACGGCATCGATCTTGGCGGCCCGCGCTGGCGGCAAGGTGCTCTTCTTCAATATGGCGACTCAGTTCAACCGGGCGGTGCTCTCGGCCGAAGGCCTGGGCCGCGACGTCGAGCTGATCATGGGCAACGGCTACGCCGAGGGCCACGCCGGCCTGGCCTTGGACTTGGTCCGCCGGCACGAAAGGCTGCGGAGGTTTTTTGAAGGATGA
- a CDS encoding diacylglycerol kinase family protein, with amino-acid sequence MSGIGIVLNPHSKKHKKDPDKLTRMSFIVGDRGSCQATEDIQDLRRVAEAFKTRDIDILAIGGGDGTNHVTLTHFIDVYGEKPLPKLTFLRGGTMNTLANACGIKGSPEKILSNLIYKYHEDEPFETTEMDLMKVNDKYGFIFGTGVIYRFMQAYYGGAPPSPPKAAWTLSRSIGSAAINGGFARKLFERYDAEVTVDGKRWPFANWSALYAGSIPILGLKFKVFHYSQEAGKFHAIGFSLPPRNVLRHVGDMFVGRPSKSENLIEEPATEMKIELAEPMAYTIDGDMLPAQKTFTVRTGPRLRILVR; translated from the coding sequence ATGTCCGGCATCGGAATCGTCCTCAATCCCCACAGCAAGAAGCACAAGAAGGACCCCGACAAGCTGACCCGGATGTCCTTCATCGTCGGCGACCGCGGCAGCTGCCAGGCCACCGAGGATATCCAGGATTTGCGGCGGGTCGCCGAGGCCTTCAAGACCCGGGACATCGACATCCTGGCCATCGGCGGCGGCGACGGCACCAACCACGTCACTCTGACCCATTTCATCGACGTCTACGGCGAAAAGCCGCTGCCCAAGCTGACCTTCCTCCGCGGCGGCACCATGAACACCCTGGCCAACGCCTGCGGCATCAAGGGCTCGCCCGAGAAGATCCTCAGCAACCTCATCTACAAATACCATGAGGACGAGCCTTTCGAGACGACCGAGATGGACTTGATGAAGGTCAACGACAAGTACGGCTTCATCTTCGGCACCGGCGTGATCTACCGCTTCATGCAAGCCTACTACGGGGGCGCGCCGCCCTCGCCGCCCAAGGCCGCCTGGACCCTGAGCCGCTCGATCGGCTCGGCGGCGATCAACGGCGGCTTCGCCCGGAAGCTCTTCGAGCGCTACGACGCCGAGGTGACGGTCGACGGCAAGCGCTGGCCCTTCGCGAATTGGTCGGCGCTCTACGCCGGCTCGATTCCGATCCTGGGCCTCAAGTTCAAGGTTTTCCATTATTCGCAGGAGGCCGGGAAATTCCATGCCATCGGCTTCTCGCTCCCGCCGCGCAACGTCCTGCGCCATGTCGGCGACATGTTCGTCGGCCGGCCCTCCAAGTCGGAGAATTTGATCGAAGAGCCCGCCACCGAGATGAAGATCGAGCTGGCCGAGCCGATGGCCTACACCATCGACGGCGACATGCTGCCGGCCCAGAAGACCTTCACGGTCCGGACCGGGCCGCGCTTGCGGATTTTGGTGCGGTAG
- a CDS encoding hotdog fold domain-containing protein: MSQADAHYAHDLVDGARILALFGDVATELLIHSDGEEGLLRAYEVVEFLAPVYAGDFIEAEAEIIRFGDTSRQMRFTAHKVIAADPKSEIPGKAHVLETPVLVCRAVGTCVVSKKRI, encoded by the coding sequence ATGAGCCAAGCCGACGCCCATTACGCCCATGACTTGGTGGACGGAGCCCGGATCCTGGCCTTGTTCGGCGACGTCGCCACCGAGCTGCTGATCCACAGCGACGGCGAGGAGGGACTGCTCCGAGCCTACGAGGTGGTGGAGTTCCTGGCGCCGGTCTATGCCGGTGACTTCATCGAGGCCGAAGCCGAGATCATCCGTTTCGGCGACACTTCTCGTCAGATGCGCTTCACCGCTCACAAGGTCATTGCCGCCGATCCCAAATCGGAAATTCCGGGCAAGGCCCATGTTCTGGAAACACCGGTGCTCGTTTGCCGGGCCGTCGGCACCTGCGTCGTCTCGAAGAAGAGGATCTAG
- a CDS encoding beta-propeller domain-containing protein gives MKIRIVLSLCCLSLAACSGGSSSAPPSKVLGRFQKAANCDEVKSYVQDYVDRAQEFADRTVPVAPPVLEGPTPGTEPSPDSGEDGVASPSGGTVIQSDLAFTDVDRGLFFVFSANNLKILKASPAAEAQVLSEVELGFPPQELVSLKVGARRYAVIFGGQGYFGIGPMPAAAESTIAPLNEESILAVYDVSNPASPTKLLQETAPGRFLEARALVEGGKVAWVSERWLYLGEGVEDADLFPQKTSLRDGGTNQLPLSACQNTLLYQNESLNPDYAPYSLTATTISLLDLNQALLPVVSQAVLSPAWRTLIAANGDHLMLAQNVDGAERSDTEVYRFDLGGETPLAFLDAAQVPGNILNQFFIDEREGVLRVFHHVAPSFGSCPECPVAAEPAAALKAQATDPNLATGNYLSTYRGGSLLGRSGPFEEDEVPYAARFLGRFACVVTFIQIDPLTCFDLQDPAKPAKLGELEIEGVSFHLEDLGQGFLLGIGRGGAGGVVANLFDVSEPSQPQLAKQLALNPGGGTSFSEVFYDPRALGKDQELRNFSVPTDDAAGSKLALFSVDLATRNLQPEGELLKPFSDTSYDAFRRAYFFADSLATLSFQKAEIFSRSPLSPVFSLPLEN, from the coding sequence ATGAAAATCCGCATCGTCCTGTCCTTGTGCTGCCTTTCACTCGCCGCCTGCTCGGGCGGCTCGAGCTCGGCCCCGCCCAGCAAAGTTTTGGGACGCTTTCAAAAGGCCGCCAATTGCGACGAAGTGAAATCCTACGTCCAAGACTACGTCGATCGGGCCCAAGAGTTTGCCGACCGAACCGTTCCGGTCGCCCCACCGGTGCTCGAAGGGCCGACGCCCGGCACCGAACCGAGTCCCGACAGCGGCGAAGACGGAGTGGCCTCTCCGAGCGGCGGCACCGTCATCCAAAGCGATCTCGCTTTCACCGACGTCGATCGCGGTCTCTTCTTCGTCTTTTCGGCCAATAATCTAAAAATCCTCAAGGCCTCGCCGGCCGCCGAGGCCCAGGTCCTGAGCGAGGTCGAGCTCGGCTTTCCGCCGCAGGAGTTGGTCAGCCTTAAGGTCGGAGCCAGGCGCTATGCCGTGATTTTCGGCGGCCAGGGTTATTTCGGGATCGGCCCGATGCCGGCGGCGGCCGAGAGCACGATCGCGCCGCTCAACGAGGAAAGCATCCTGGCGGTCTACGACGTCAGCAATCCAGCCTCTCCCACCAAGCTGCTCCAGGAAACGGCGCCGGGCCGCTTCCTCGAAGCCCGAGCCCTGGTCGAAGGCGGCAAGGTCGCCTGGGTCAGCGAGCGTTGGCTCTATCTCGGCGAGGGCGTCGAAGATGCCGATCTCTTTCCCCAAAAGACCTCGCTGCGCGACGGCGGGACCAATCAGCTGCCGCTGAGCGCTTGCCAAAATACCCTGCTCTATCAAAACGAAAGCCTCAACCCGGACTATGCGCCCTACTCGCTCACCGCGACGACGATTTCCCTGCTCGACCTCAACCAGGCCTTGCTGCCGGTCGTTTCCCAAGCCGTCTTGAGCCCGGCTTGGCGGACCTTGATCGCTGCCAACGGCGATCATTTGATGCTCGCGCAAAACGTCGACGGAGCCGAGCGCAGCGACACCGAGGTCTACCGCTTCGATCTCGGCGGCGAAACGCCGCTGGCTTTCCTCGATGCCGCCCAAGTGCCGGGCAACATTCTCAATCAATTCTTCATCGACGAACGGGAGGGCGTCCTGCGGGTTTTCCACCACGTCGCCCCGTCCTTCGGCTCTTGCCCCGAGTGCCCCGTCGCCGCCGAGCCCGCCGCCGCCCTCAAGGCCCAAGCCACCGATCCGAATCTAGCGACCGGCAACTACCTCAGCACTTATCGCGGCGGAAGCCTGCTCGGCCGCAGCGGCCCCTTCGAGGAGGACGAAGTGCCCTATGCCGCTCGCTTCCTCGGCCGCTTCGCCTGCGTCGTGACCTTTATCCAAATCGATCCGCTCACTTGCTTCGACCTGCAAGACCCGGCCAAGCCGGCCAAGCTGGGCGAGCTCGAGATCGAAGGCGTCTCCTTCCACTTGGAAGATCTCGGCCAGGGCTTCCTGCTCGGGATCGGCCGGGGCGGCGCCGGCGGAGTGGTCGCCAACCTCTTCGACGTCAGCGAGCCCAGCCAGCCGCAATTGGCCAAGCAGTTGGCGCTGAACCCCGGCGGCGGGACCTCCTTCAGCGAGGTCTTTTACGATCCGCGCGCCCTGGGCAAGGATCAGGAGCTGCGAAACTTCTCGGTGCCGACGGATGACGCGGCCGGCTCCAAGCTCGCCCTCTTCTCGGTCGACCTGGCCACCCGAAACCTGCAACCGGAAGGGGAATTGCTGAAGCCCTTCAGCGATACCTCCTACGACGCTTTCCGGCGGGCTTACTTTTTCGCCGACAGCCTGGCGACTCTCAGCTTCCAAAAGGCCGAAATCTTTTCCCGCAGCCCCTTGAGCCCGGTTTTTTCCTTGCCGCTGGAAAACTGA
- a CDS encoding TIGR02147 family protein, protein MERIYSYLDYRQFLRDRFRRLKRSTRATHRSLSKKAGFASPNFLKLVMEGERNLSERSIPQIAAAFELNEREREFFAALVRFNQAKELEEKEALYQELKLRRPDLSLKRLEHSQFEYLKDWHTVAIREMVALEGFREDPEWIAERLGGRVRPAQVKRALKLLNRLGLLGRDAEGRLAPNQAPLSSGDEVSSLAAYRFHQGMLEQAKRALRETPPELRDISSVTLAIDADALQKVKRKIQAFRKEILSLSEGQGKAEAIYQMNIQLFNLTEAP, encoded by the coding sequence GTGGAGCGGATTTATTCCTATCTCGACTACCGACAGTTCCTGCGCGATCGCTTTCGCCGCCTCAAGCGGTCGACCCGGGCCACCCACCGCTCGCTGTCGAAGAAAGCGGGCTTCGCTTCACCGAACTTTCTCAAGCTGGTGATGGAGGGCGAGCGGAATTTGAGCGAACGCAGCATCCCCCAGATCGCCGCCGCCTTCGAGCTGAACGAGCGCGAGCGCGAATTCTTCGCCGCCCTGGTCCGCTTCAACCAGGCCAAGGAATTGGAAGAGAAAGAAGCTCTCTACCAAGAGCTCAAGCTTCGCCGCCCCGACCTTTCGTTGAAACGCCTGGAGCATTCCCAATTCGAGTACCTCAAGGATTGGCACACCGTCGCGATCCGAGAAATGGTGGCGCTCGAAGGCTTTCGGGAAGATCCCGAGTGGATCGCCGAGCGGCTTGGCGGCCGAGTTCGGCCGGCCCAAGTCAAGCGGGCCCTGAAACTGCTGAACCGGTTGGGACTGCTCGGCCGCGACGCCGAAGGCCGTTTGGCTCCGAACCAAGCCCCGCTCAGCTCCGGCGACGAGGTCAGCTCGCTCGCCGCCTACCGCTTTCACCAAGGCATGCTCGAGCAGGCCAAGCGGGCCCTGCGCGAAACGCCGCCCGAGCTGCGCGACATTTCCTCGGTGACCTTGGCTATCGACGCCGACGCCCTTCAAAAGGTGAAGCGTAAGATTCAAGCTTTCCGCAAGGAGATCCTCAGCCTGTCGGAAGGACAGGGAAAGGCCGAGGCCATCTACCAAATGAATATCCAGCTCTTCAATCTGACGGAGGCCCCATGA
- a CDS encoding 3-keto-5-aminohexanoate cleavage protein, whose amino-acid sequence MEAVILTCALVGAELSREQAPYLPIRPEEIAVQAAEAVQAGAAIVHVHVRDEQGRPTCRADVFRETLGRIRQRCDVIVQVSTGGAIGDSEEDRLQPLEAGPEMASLTTGSVNFGEGIFANPRPLVARLARAMRERRIKPEIEVFDAAMLEEGIRLAKEGLVEEPLHFDFVLGVPGALAATERNLDFLIGGLPAGATWSLAAIGRHQFPMARLALEKGGHVRVGMEDNLYLEKGLMAKSNAELVAKAAGLAGEVGRPIATVRQAREMLKLKS is encoded by the coding sequence ATGGAGGCGGTCATTCTCACCTGCGCCCTGGTCGGGGCCGAGCTCAGCCGCGAGCAAGCGCCCTATCTTCCGATCCGTCCCGAGGAGATCGCCGTCCAAGCCGCCGAAGCCGTCCAAGCCGGTGCCGCCATCGTCCACGTCCACGTCCGCGACGAGCAGGGCCGTCCGACTTGCCGGGCCGACGTTTTCCGGGAGACTCTCGGCCGGATCCGGCAGCGCTGCGACGTCATCGTCCAAGTCTCGACCGGCGGAGCCATCGGCGACTCCGAGGAAGACCGGCTGCAGCCGCTCGAAGCCGGCCCCGAGATGGCTTCGCTCACCACCGGCTCGGTCAACTTCGGCGAGGGGATCTTCGCCAATCCCCGGCCCTTGGTGGCCCGGCTGGCCCGGGCGATGCGCGAGCGGCGGATCAAGCCCGAGATCGAGGTGTTCGACGCGGCCATGCTGGAGGAGGGGATTCGCTTGGCCAAGGAGGGCTTGGTCGAGGAGCCCTTGCACTTCGACTTCGTTCTCGGCGTGCCCGGCGCCTTGGCCGCCACCGAGCGCAATTTGGATTTCCTGATCGGCGGCCTGCCGGCCGGCGCCACCTGGTCGCTGGCCGCGATCGGCCGCCATCAGTTCCCGATGGCCCGGCTGGCGCTCGAGAAAGGTGGACATGTCCGCGTCGGTATGGAAGACAATCTCTATCTTGAAAAAGGCCTGATGGCGAAGTCCAACGCCGAGCTGGTCGCCAAGGCCGCCGGCCTGGCCGGCGAGGTCGGCCGGCCCATCGCCACGGTTCGGCAGGCGCGAGAGATGTTGAAACTCAAGAGCTGA